CGCGGGTCGTGTCGTCGGCTTTTTCGCGCGTGGGCGGTCGAGGGCGGGGGTGCCGAACGGCAGGTTGCAGTGCTCCCCTCTCCCGCTTGCGGGGGAGGGGCCGGGGGAGGGGGCCGCGTGAGGGATGCGAGCCCGAAGGGGCGAGACCCGCGCTGTTTGCGGGGCTCGCCGCCGTTAGCCAGCGTTGTTTGCTGGCTTACGGCGCCGCAGCCCGACCCCCGCGCCAGCGGGGGGCACGCCCAAACGAGCAGTTCGTAAACCTCGCTCCAACCCCACCCGGTACGCGATGTGCTGGGAGGCGGGCGGGATCCGGGGCCGCACGACGCGGCCCCGGAGGCGTGAAGGAGCCATGACTGCCGGGAGGGAGCGATGCGCGAGGAACACCTGCACGGGGCCGAGGCCGCCGGCTCGGACGACACCACCATCGTCGGCGCGACGAACGCCGCGGACGAGATCCGCGACAACCCCGCCGATCCGGGTGCGCCGCGGGGGAGGGAGCCCGTCACCGAGGTCCTGACACTGGTCTGCGAGCAGTGCGGCAAGGACTACTTCTTCGAGGACGAGCCCCCGCCCGCGGACATGACCTGCGAGAAGTGCGGCGGCACCGTGTTCCGCGCCTTCCATGACAGCGTGGGCGACGAGGCGGCGGACGACTTCCGCGACTCCACCGAGCGCGACCTGGACCCGGACGATCCCGAGGGCGACGCCCTGCCGGGGGACCTCATGGATCTCAACAACCTCTGACGCCGTGCCAAACCCACTCTTCACCGGCTCGGGCGTGGCGCTGGTCATGCCCTTCGCCGCGGACGGGATCGACGAGGGCGCGCTCCGCGAGCTGGTGCGCTTCCACCTCCGCGAGGGGACCGACGCGCTGGTGGTGAACGGGAGCACCGGCGAGGCCCCCGCCATGTCGCCGGAGGAGCAGCGCCGCGCCGTGGAGGTGGTGGCGGAGGAGGCCGGCGGGCGCGTCCCCGTGATCGCCGGGGCGGGCGGGAGCGACACCGCGGCGGTCGCGCGGCTGGCCCGCGCGGCCCGCGAGGCGGGGGCGGACGCGCTGCTCCTTTCGCCGCCGCCCTACAGCAAGCCCACCCAGCAGGGGATCGTCGCCCACTACCGCCGGGTGATGGACGCGGCGGACCTCCCCACCATCGTCTACAACGTCCCTGGCCGCACCGCGTGCAACATCCTCCCGGCCACGGTGGAGACGCTGGCGGAGGATTCGCGCGTGGCGGGGGTCAAGGAGGCCAGCGGCGACGTGTCGCAGGTGGCGGAGCTGGCGCGCCGCGTGGCGGACCGGGTGGCGCTCTACAGCGGCAACGACGACCAGGTGGTGCCGCTCATGGCGCTGGGGGGGAAGGGGGTGATCTCGGTGCTCGCCAACGTGGCGCCGGCGGACACCTCGCGCATGGCGAAGGCGTTCCTGGAGGGAGAGGTGGAGGAGGCGCGCCGCCTGCAGCTCCGCTACCTCCCGCTGATCGCCGCGCTCTTCCGCGAGCCCAACCCGGTGCCGGTGAAGGCGGCGGTCGCGATGCTGGGCTTCGCCGTGGGCGGCGTGCGGCTCCCGCTCCTGGACGCCTCGCCCGCGGTGCGGGAGGAGCTGGAGCGCGAGATGCGCGCGCTGGGGATCGCCCCGGGCGCGGCGACTGCCGCCGCGGAGGGCTGAGTGGCGGAGCCGGTGCGGGTGCTGCTGAGCGGCGCCTCGGGACGGATGGGGCGCACCCTGGCGCGGCTGGCGGCGGAGCAGGGGGTGGAGGTCCTGGGCGGGCTGGACCGGACGGCGGACGCGGAGCGCGCCTGCGACATCGGCTGCCCGGTGCTGGTGGCGCCGGAGGACGCGGGAGAGCTGGTGCGCTCCGCGGACGTGGTGGTGGACTTCTCCGCCCCGGAGTTCCTGGCGCGGCTGGTCCGCGCGCAGGGCGAGGCGCTGGCGGGGAAGGCGCTGGTGGTGGGGACCACCGGGCTGGGGCCCGAGGAGCAGGCGCTCCTGGCGCGCCTGGCCGGCTCCGCGGCGACGCTCGCGGCCGCCAACTTCAGCGTGGGGGTGAACCTCCTGGCCGCGCTGGTGGAGGAGGGGGCACGGGTGCTGGGGACTGCGTACGACGTGGAGGTCGTGGAGGCGCACCACCGCCGCAAGGTGGACGCGCCCAGCGGCACGGCGCTGGAGCTGGGGCGGGCCGCGGCCCGCGGGCACGGCGTGGAGCTGGACCCGGTGCGGCGCGACGGGCGGAGCGGCCGTCCGGGCGAGAGGCCCGCGGGGGAGATCGGCTTCCACGCGGTGCGCGGCGGCGACGTGGTGGGGGAGCACCGCGTGATGTTCCTGGGGGACCGGGAGCGGCTGGAGCTGGTGCACCTGGCGCAGGATCGGGCCCTCTTCGCGGAGGGGGCGCTGCGGGCGGCCCGCTGGATCG
Above is a window of Longimicrobiaceae bacterium DNA encoding:
- the dapA gene encoding 4-hydroxy-tetrahydrodipicolinate synthase; the encoded protein is MPNPLFTGSGVALVMPFAADGIDEGALRELVRFHLREGTDALVVNGSTGEAPAMSPEEQRRAVEVVAEEAGGRVPVIAGAGGSDTAAVARLARAAREAGADALLLSPPPYSKPTQQGIVAHYRRVMDAADLPTIVYNVPGRTACNILPATVETLAEDSRVAGVKEASGDVSQVAELARRVADRVALYSGNDDQVVPLMALGGKGVISVLANVAPADTSRMAKAFLEGEVEEARRLQLRYLPLIAALFREPNPVPVKAAVAMLGFAVGGVRLPLLDASPAVREELEREMRALGIAPGAATAAAEG
- the dapB gene encoding 4-hydroxy-tetrahydrodipicolinate reductase; the protein is MAEPVRVLLSGASGRMGRTLARLAAEQGVEVLGGLDRTADAERACDIGCPVLVAPEDAGELVRSADVVVDFSAPEFLARLVRAQGEALAGKALVVGTTGLGPEEQALLARLAGSAATLAAANFSVGVNLLAALVEEGARVLGTAYDVEVVEAHHRRKVDAPSGTALELGRAAARGHGVELDPVRRDGRSGRPGERPAGEIGFHAVRGGDVVGEHRVMFLGDRERLELVHLAQDRALFAEGALRAARWIAGKAPGAYTMRDVLGLG